Below is a window of Escherichia coli DSM 30083 = JCM 1649 = ATCC 11775 DNA.
TATCATCGGCATGATAATTCGGTTTTTTGCCACCACGCATAATAATGTGGCCATACGGGTTGCCGCTGGTCTGATAGATGGTCATCTGACCATTTTTGTCTGGCGAGAGGAACATATGGCTGGCGCGGGCTGCGCGGATAGCATCCACGGCAATCCGCGTGTTGCCATCGGTACCATTTTTAAAACCCACCGGACAGGAGAGTGCCGAAGCCATTTCGCGGTGGATCTGACTTTCGGTAGTACGTGCGCCAATCGCGCCCCAACTGATTAAATCAGCAATAAACTGACCGGTCACCATATCGAGGAACTCAGTCGCGGTAGGGACGCCCAGCTCATTTACCTGTAAAAGTAATTTGCGCGCCAGCTCCAGACCGTGATTTACCCGATAGCTACCGTTTAAATCTGGATCGGAGATGAGTCCTTTCCAGCCGACAACCGTTCGTGGTTTTTCAAAATAGGTGCGCATTACGATTTCCAGCCGTGACTGGTACTGGTTGCGCAGCGACTGCAGACGGGTGGCGTACTCCATCGCAGCGGTGAGATCGTGGATCGAGCAGGGGCCAATAATGACCAACAGTCGCTTATCTTCACCATTCAGTATTTTTTCAATTCTACGGCGGGAGTCGGTGACATGGGTGGCGACGCCAGGCGTTACGGGATACCGTAGCGCGAGTTCGGCGGGCGTTACCAGGCTCTCAATACGCGCAGTACGGAGTTCGTCAGTTCTGTTCATTACAAGTCTCAGAAATTTGTTGCTTCTACGGCAGGACTACCGGGAAGTGATGCGCATCACGATAAACCAATCGCAGCTGATTTCAAGTGCGAGGTGTGTCACACCTCGCCGGGTGGTTAGCATGATAACAAAAAAGTAAGCCAATGCACTAGTTCTCTAGTACATTCGGCGGCTAAGGCCCATGATATCGAGGATCTTGGTGGCAATCTCTTCTACCGAATAATTGGTACTGTTAATCCACGGGATCTGATTTTTACGGTACAACGCTTCCACTTCCGCGACTTCCATCCTGCACTGACGAAGCGAGGCATAGCGGCTGTTCTCCCGACGTTCCTCGCGAATCGCCGCCAGACGTTCCGGGTCGATAGTCAGGCCGAACAATTTGTGCTGAAGTGGTTTGAGCGACGCGGGCAGCACCAGATTATCCATATCGTCGGCAATAAAGGGGTAATTTGCCGCGCGGATACCAAATTGCATTGCCAGATACAGACTGGTGGGGGTTTTACCACAGCGAGAAACACCGAGCAGGATCACCTGAGCCTGGTCCAGATTGCGCAACGAAATACCGTCATCGTGGGCAAGGGTGTAATCAATCGCCGCAATGCGCGCATCATATTTATTGAGATTATTAGGGTTAAGGCCATGGGTACGATGAGCAATCGGCGTTGGATCCAGTTTCATCTCTTGTTGTAGCGGGGCAACCAGCGCCTGAACGATATCCTGGCAAAAGCCTTCACTTTGCAAGATGATAGCGCGAATCTCCGGCAACACGATGGAGTAGAAGACCAGCGGGCGCACACCTGTCTGGTGATAAATTGCGTCAATCTGATCCTTCACTGCCCGTGCACGGCTCTCATTTTCGACAAACGGCAGCGTAATGCTGCTGATAGTGACGGGAAATTGTGACATTACTGCGTGTCCTAATACCTCCGCAGTTATTGCCGTACCATCAGAAATATAAAAAACGTGGCGATCAACAGCATTATCCATTTTGTTCTTCCCGTGATGCAGACATAATTCTATGAAAGCATAAATTAAAAACGCACAGAAGCGTAGAACGTTATGTCTGGTTTATAAAATGAAACTTAAATTTTATTTTTTATGAAAACAGCATTTCATTTTTATGGTTTCGTTTATACCGATGGTTTATGTGGAAATTGTCGAAGAGAGCAGATTTGCGCAACGCTGGGATCAGTCTTAAAAAGTAAAAAAATATATTTGCTTGAACGATTCACCGTTTTTTTCATCCGGTTAAATATGCAAAGATAAATGCGCAGAAATGTGTTTCTCAAACCGTTCATTTATCACAAAAGGATTGTTCGATGTCCAACAATGGCTCGTCACCGCTGGTGCTTTGGTATAACCAACTCGGCATGAATGATGTAGACAGGGTTGGGGGCAAAAATGCCTCCCTGGGTGAAATGATTACTAACCTTTCCGGAATGGGTGTTTCCGTTCCGAATGGTTTCGCCACAACCGCCGACGCGTTTAACCAGTTTCTGGACCAAAGCGGCGTAAACCAGCGCATTTATGAACTGCTGGATAAAACGGATATTGACGATGTTACCCAGCTTGCGAAAGCGGGCGCGCAAATCCGCCAGTGGATTATCGACACTCCCTTCCAGCCTGAGCTGGAAAACGCCATCCGCGAAGCCTATGGACAGCTTTCCGCCGATGACGAAAACGCTTCGTTTGCGGTGCGTTCCTCCGCTACTGCAGAAGATATGCCGGACGCTTCTTTTGCCGGTCAGCAGGAAACTTTCCTCAACGTTCAGGGTTTTGACGCCGTTCTCGTGGCAGTGAAGCATGTATTTGCTTCTCTGTTTAACGATCGCGCCATCTCTTATCGTGTGCACCAGGGTTACGACCATCGTGGCGTAGCGCTCTCCGCCGGTGTTCAGCGGATGGTGCGCTCCGACCTCGCATCTTCTGGCGTGATGTTCTCCATTGATACCGAATCCGGCTTTGACCAGGTGGTGTTTATCACTTCCGCATGGGGCCTTGGTGAAATGGTCGTGCAGGGTGCGGTTAATCCGGATGAGTTTTATGTGCATAAACAGACACTTGCGGCGAATCGCCCGGCTATCGTGCGCCGCACCATGGGGTCGAAAAAAATCCGCATGGTTTACGCGCCGACCCAGGAGCACGGCAAGCAGGTTAAAATCGAAGACGTACCGCAGGAACAGCGTGACATCTTCTCGCTGACCAACGAAGAAGTGCAGGAACTGGCAAAACAGGCCGTACAAATTGAGAAACACTACGGTCGCCCGATGGATATTGAGTGGGCGAAAGATGGCCACACCGGCAAACTGTTCATTGTGCAGGCGCGTCCGGAAACCGTGCGCTCACGCGGTCAGGTCATGGAGCGTTATACGCTGCATTCACAGGGTAAGATTATCGCCGAAGGCCGTGCTATCGGTCATCGCATCGGCGCGGGTCCGGTGAAAGTCATCCATGACATCAGCGAAATGAACCGCATCGAACCTGGCGACGTGCTGGTTACTGACATGACCGACCCGGACTGGGAACCGATCATGAAGAAAGCATCTGCCATCGTCACCAACCGTGGCGGTCGTACCTGTCACGCGGCGATCATCGCTCGTGAACTCGGCATTCCGGCGGTAGTGGGCTGTGGTGATGCAACAGAACGGATGAAAGACGGCGAGAACGTCACTGTTTCTTGTGCCGAAGGTGATACCGGTTACGTCTATGCGGAGTTGCTGGAATTTAGCGTGAAAAGCTCCAGCGTAGAAACGATGCCGGACCTGCCGTTGAAGGTGATGATGAACGTCGGTAACCCGGACCGTGCTTTCGACTTCGCCTGCCTGCCGAACGAAGGCGTGGGCCTTGCGCGTCTGGAATTTATCATCAACCGTATGATTGGCGTCCACCCACGCGCACTGCTTGAGTTTGACGATCAGGAACCGCAGTTGCAAAACGAAATCCGCGAGATGATGAAAGGTTTTGATTCTCCGCGTGAATTTTACGTTGGTCGTCTGACTGAAGGGATCGCGACGCTGGGTGCCGCGTTTTATCCGAAGCGCGTCATTGTCCGTCTTTCTGATTTTAAATCGAACGAATATGCCAATCTGGTCGGTGGTGAGCGTTACGAGCCAGATGAAGAGAACCCGATGCTCGGCTTCCGTGGCGCGGGCCGCTATGTTTCCGACAGCTTCCGCGACTGCTTCGCGCTGGAGTGTGAAGCAGTGAAACGTGTGCGCAACGACATGGGGCTGACTAACGTTGAGATCATGATCCCGTTCGTGCGTACCGTTGATCAGGCGAAAGCGGTGGTTGAGGAACTGGCGCGTCAGGGGCTGAAACGTGGTGAGAACGGGCTGAAAATCATCATGATGTGTGAAATCCCGTCCAACGCCTTGCTGGCAGAGCAGTTCCTGGAATATTTCGACGGCTTCTCAATTGGCTCAAACGACATGACGCAGCTGGCGCTCGGTCTGGATCGTGACTCCGGCGTGGTGTCTGAACTGTTCGATGAGCGCAACGATGCGGTGAAAGCACTGCTGTCGATGGCGATTCGTGCCGCGAAGAAACAGGGCAAATATGTCGGGATTTGCGGTCAGGGTCCATCCGACCACGAAGACTTTGCTGCATGGTTGATGGAAGAGGGGATCGATAGCCTGTCTCTGAACCCGGACACCGTGGTGCAAACCTGGTTAAGCCTGGCTGAACTGAAGAAATAAAATAAATACCCGGCGGCGTTTTGTCGCCGGGTTTATGTGATCCCCGAAGATGAAACTTATTCAATCTCTTCACAGACATCCTGAGTTAATCGCCGCATAATATCTTTCCTTAACAAAAACTTTTGTATTTTACCTGAGACAGTGCGCGGTAGTTTTTCGATTACCACGATATGTTCAGGATATTTATATTTCGCGACCCGTTTACGGCTAAAAAAAGCCACCACCTCTTCCAGCGATAATGAATGATGCGGCGCTTTCAGCACGACATAAGCGCATGAACGTTCACCTAAACGTTCATCGGGCATCGCAACCACACAGGCATCGTGAATTTTAGGATGCTGCAATAAAATATCTTCTACTTCACGGCTGCTAATATTTTCGCCGCCGCGGACAATAATATCTTTCTTGCGCCCGGTTATTTTTATATAGCCAGCCTCATCCATGCGGCAGAGATCGCCGCTGTAATACCAGCCTTCTTCATCCAGCGCACGGGCGGTTAATTCAGGTTCATCAAAATACCCCATAAACACATTGGGGCCACGCGAGGCTTCTTCACCTTCGCAACCTGGCGGTAAAGTCTTGCGTGCGTCATCGACCACTTTAATCTCTACACCTGCGGCAGCGTAACCGTCGGTGTGCATAAAGCGCGGCAAAGGATCGTCGAGATTCACCACCGCATGCGGCGAACTTTCTGTGGAACCATAAACACTTAATAATTTAATGCCGCGCTGCTGGCATTCTCGCGCCACTTTTTTGGGGATTGTGGTACCTCCGCAAAGAAAGAAGCGCAGCGCTGAAAGGTCTGCGGGTTGTTTCTCTAGTAAATTCAAAAGATCATAGACAAACGGCGTTGCGCCGAGCATACAGGTGCAACGCTGCTGCTCAAGCAGCGCGAGACACGCATCAGGAGTGAAAATATCTAACAACACGCTGCGAGCACCAATCAAAAAAGGTGCTGTTACGCCATGCAGAAAGCCCGTTGCGTGACCAAGTGGCGCAGGCATCATAAAGACATCCTGCCAGGTCAGATTTAGCCGCGCGCAATAAGCCCGCTCACTGGCGAGAATATTGTTATGCGTTAGCATCACACCCTTTGGCAGACCCTCGGTTCCGGAGGTAAATAGCACAGCGGCTAATTCATCGCCGTGGGTCGTTATCGCCGTGGTCAGAGGGGTATTGTCGGCG
It encodes the following:
- the aroH gene encoding 3-deoxy-7-phosphoheptulonate synthase AroH, giving the protein MNRTDELRTARIESLVTPAELALRYPVTPGVATHVTDSRRRIEKILNGEDKRLLVIIGPCSIHDLTAAMEYATRLQSLRNQYQSRLEIVMRTYFEKPRTVVGWKGLISDPDLNGSYRVNHGLELARKLLLQVNELGVPTATEFLDMVTGQFIADLISWGAIGARTTESQIHREMASALSCPVGFKNGTDGNTRIAVDAIRAARASHMFLSPDKNGQMTIYQTSGNPYGHIIMRGGKKPNYHADDIAAACDTLHEFDLPEHLVVDFSHGNCQKQHRRQLEVCEDICQQIRNGSTAIAGIMAESFLREGTQKIVGGQPLTYGQSITDPCLGWEDTERLVEKLASAVDTRF
- the ppsR gene encoding posphoenolpyruvate synthetase regulatory kinase/phosphorylase PpsR, coding for MDNAVDRHVFYISDGTAITAEVLGHAVMSQFPVTISSITLPFVENESRARAVKDQIDAIYHQTGVRPLVFYSIVLPEIRAIILQSEGFCQDIVQALVAPLQQEMKLDPTPIAHRTHGLNPNNLNKYDARIAAIDYTLAHDDGISLRNLDQAQVILLGVSRCGKTPTSLYLAMQFGIRAANYPFIADDMDNLVLPASLKPLQHKLFGLTIDPERLAAIREERRENSRYASLRQCRMEVAEVEALYRKNQIPWINSTNYSVEEIATKILDIMGLSRRMY
- the ppsA gene encoding phosphoenolpyruvate synthase; this translates as MSNNGSSPLVLWYNQLGMNDVDRVGGKNASLGEMITNLSGMGVSVPNGFATTADAFNQFLDQSGVNQRIYELLDKTDIDDVTQLAKAGAQIRQWIIDTPFQPELENAIREAYGQLSADDENASFAVRSSATAEDMPDASFAGQQETFLNVQGFDAVLVAVKHVFASLFNDRAISYRVHQGYDHRGVALSAGVQRMVRSDLASSGVMFSIDTESGFDQVVFITSAWGLGEMVVQGAVNPDEFYVHKQTLAANRPAIVRRTMGSKKIRMVYAPTQEHGKQVKIEDVPQEQRDIFSLTNEEVQELAKQAVQIEKHYGRPMDIEWAKDGHTGKLFIVQARPETVRSRGQVMERYTLHSQGKIIAEGRAIGHRIGAGPVKVIHDISEMNRIEPGDVLVTDMTDPDWEPIMKKASAIVTNRGGRTCHAAIIARELGIPAVVGCGDATERMKDGENVTVSCAEGDTGYVYAELLEFSVKSSSVETMPDLPLKVMMNVGNPDRAFDFACLPNEGVGLARLEFIINRMIGVHPRALLEFDDQEPQLQNEIREMMKGFDSPREFYVGRLTEGIATLGAAFYPKRVIVRLSDFKSNEYANLVGGERYEPDEENPMLGFRGAGRYVSDSFRDCFALECEAVKRVRNDMGLTNVEIMIPFVRTVDQAKAVVEELARQGLKRGENGLKIIMMCEIPSNALLAEQFLEYFDGFSIGSNDMTQLALGLDRDSGVVSELFDERNDAVKALLSMAIRAAKKQGKYVGICGQGPSDHEDFAAWLMEEGIDSLSLNPDTVVQTWLSLAELKK
- the fadK gene encoding medium-chain fatty-acid--CoA ligase, giving the protein MKVTLTFNEQRRAAYRQQGLWGDASLADYWQQTARAMPDKIAVVDNHGATYTYSALDHAASCLANWMLAKGIESGDRIAFQLPGWCEFTVIYLACLKTGAVSVPLLPSWREAELVWVLNKCQAKMFFAPTLFKQTRPVDLILPLQNQLPQLQQIVGVDKLAPATSSLSLSQILADNTPLTTAITTHGDELAAVLFTSGTEGLPKGVMLTHNNILASERAYCARLNLTWQDVFMMPAPLGHATGFLHGVTAPFLIGARSVLLDIFTPDACLALLEQQRCTCMLGATPFVYDLLNLLEKQPADLSALRFFLCGGTTIPKKVARECQQRGIKLLSVYGSTESSPHAVVNLDDPLPRFMHTDGYAAAGVEIKVVDDARKTLPPGCEGEEASRGPNVFMGYFDEPELTARALDEEGWYYSGDLCRMDEAGYIKITGRKKDIIVRGGENISSREVEDILLQHPKIHDACVVAMPDERLGERSCAYVVLKAPHHSLSLEEVVAFFSRKRVAKYKYPEHIVVIEKLPRTVSGKIQKFLLRKDIMRRLTQDVCEEIE